From the Cryptomeria japonica chromosome 2, Sugi_1.0, whole genome shotgun sequence genome, one window contains:
- the LOC131065940 gene encoding disease resistance protein Roq1: MASSSTADQNHAFDQIVPYSAPKFTEPYDIFINNRGCDAKHTLATTIYDKLRSMGLKVFLDMEATLEAGYWIPPEAQHAIASATLRIAIFSPNYAPSPRCLAELFLMLKTGKSIIPIFYHVDPFDLRCIRQGKGKYAPAFAEHEKKGSYTPEKLDEWKSALYDISCLSGDQINSNEDGVTAVNNILHSVFELTKKNPFVGLDELVQGFESVAEEEKVKITGIVGMGGSGKTTLAKELFERNFSSFERYSFVFDVREAASRSALPGKQKKLLADLGVHHSPFDHVDEGKVILANRLSSHRALIVLDDVDHIDQLNALLPNKDNLGFQSVVIVTTRELGVLISWGLSCIFKMPGLSMPHAKELFCGHAFLQLSPPAEFETLVEEFVRACYGSPLSLKVLGAQLYGRSKDYWKSQLRKISRILPGDIKQRLQVSYDALNEEERDMFLDVACFLIGEKKHTAIAVWDGSGWNGLYGLQTLVNNGLVELVDEELIDGEQRIKMHDHLRDLGREIANRQWPHRLWSPCQIDNMKHSTDRNPIRGMQPAESFVAFKRYTHQSIGFSSRRSKRLRFSNKLQILFVRGNEFTEEFASLSQDLVWLRWEGFQLRNIPSWLTLKNLSVLELHAANELEELWQNIADPPLELRELILSGCSKLQRLPSSIGRLQRLKRLDIDFHGSSLSEEFCGLRSLEYLRLYSPLLSSLPAGFGNLISLRNINLWCCKQLSMLPDSFSQLIRLKNLDLSSCEMLSSLPDDFGNLKSLRNISFYNCKQLSMLPDSFSQLRHLTDLHFSSCNILSSLPKRLPLSLKNLKIINCDFLTTVMCISSLINLETLEIFGCRQMEELPSFADLTSLKRFKMWNCPEVEKIEGLEPANSVKIQSFSYYFYD, encoded by the exons ATTAGCCACTACCATCTACGATAAACTTCGTTCCATGGGATTAAAAGTTTTTCTAGATATGGAAGCCACCCTTGAGGCTGGTTATTGGATTCCACCAGAAGCACAACACGCCATAGCTAGTGCTACCCTTCGCATTGCCATTTTTTCTCCCAACTATGCCCCATCCCCACGTTGCTTGGCCGAGCTATTTCTCATGCTCAAAACTGGTAAAAGTATAATTCCTATTTTTTATCATGTTGATCCATTTGATCTCAGATGTATTCGCCAAGGAAAAGGAAAATATGCCCCTGCGTTTGCAGAGCATGAAAAGAAGGGCAGCTATACACCCGAAAAGCTTGATGAATGGAAAAGTGCACTCTACGACATTTCATGCCTATCCGGCGACCAGATCAACAGTAACGA GGATGGGGTCACAGCTGTGAACAATATTTTGCATAGTGTATttgaattaacaaaaaaaaatccatttgTTGGACTGGATGAGCTGGTACAAGGCTTTGAATCAGTTGCAGAAGAAGAGAAAGTAAAAATCACGGGGATCGTGGGCATGGGAGGTAGTGGTAAAACCACATTAGCGAAAGAGCTCTTCGAAAGGAACTTTTCCTCCTTTGAAAGATACAGCTTTGTTTTCGATGTGCGAGAGGCAGCATCCAGAAGCGCTCTGCCTGGCAAGCAGAAGAAGCTTCTGGCTGACCTCGGTGTCCATCATTCGCCATTCGACCATGTAGATGAAGGCAAGGTCATTCTTGCAAATCGTTTGAGCTCTCATCGGGCACTCATTGTCTTGGATGACGTGGATCATATCGACCAGCTGAATGCTTTGTTGCCAAATAAAGACAACCTTGGATTCCAAAGTGTCGTTATTGTAACAACCAGGGAATTGGGTGTCCTCATATCATGGGGCCTCTCCTGCATTTTTAAAATGCCAGGACTTAGCATGCCACATGCCAAGGAGCTATTCTGCGGGCACGCTTTCTTGCAACTTTCTCCACCTGCTGAATTTGAAACTCTGGTTGAAGAGTTTGTAAGGGCTTGTTATGGTTCGCCTCTGTCACTGAAGGTATTGGGGGCACAGTTATATGGCAGGTCCAAGGATTATTGGAAATCCCAATTACGTAAAATCTCTAGAATATTGCCTGGTGACATCAAACAAAGGCTACAAGTTAGCTATGATGCCCTCAATGAAGAAGAGAGAGATATGTTCTTGGATGTAGCTTGTTTTCTTATTGGAGAAAAGAAACACACAGCTATAGCAGTGTGGGATGGATCGGGTTGGAATGGTTTGTATGGCTTACAAACATTAGTGAACAATGGTCTTGTGGAGCTGGTCGATGAGGAACTGATTGATGGGGAACAAAGAATAAAGATGCATGATCACCTTAGGGATTTGGGAAGAGAGATTGCAAATAGACAATGGCCGCATCGTCTTTGGTCTCCATGTCAGATTGATAATATGAAACATTCCACG GATAGAAATCCGATTCGAGGGATGCAACCTGCAGAAAGTTTTGTGGCGTTCAAAAGGTACACACATCAGTCTATCGGATTCTCAAGCAGACGATCTAAGCGTCTTCGATTCTCAAATAAATTACAAATTCTTTTCGTGAGAGGAAATGAGTTTACGGAAGAATTTGCATCATTATCGCAAGACTTGGTGTGGCTTCGCTGGGAAGGTTTCCAGCTACGAAATATTCCATCATGGCTTACATTAAAAAATCTAAGTGTTTTAGAGCTTCATGCAGCTAATGAGTTGGAAGAATTGTGGCAGAACATTGCAGAT CCTCCTTTGGAATTGAGAGAGCTTATTTTAAGTGGTTGCTCAAAATTGCAAAGGCTTCCAAGCTCAATAGGACGTCTTCAGCGTCTGAAAAGGCTTGACATTGACTTTCATGGTAGCAGTTTATCAGAAGAGTTTTGTGGCCTCCGATCACTGGAGTATTTGCGGCTATACTCTCCCCTACTATCGTCACTACCTGCTGGTTTTGGCAATTTAATAAGCTTGAGgaatataaatctatggtgttgcAAGCAGTTGAGCATGTTGCCTGATTCATTCAGTCAGTTGATACGCCTGAAAAATCTAGATTTATCAAGCTGTGAAATGCTATCTTCACTACCTGATGATTTTGGCAATTTAAAAAGCTTGAGGAATATATCTTTTTATAATTGTAAGCAGTTGAGCATGTTGCCTGATTCTTTCAGTCAGCTGAGGCACCTGACGGATCTGCATTTCTCAAGCTGTAATATACTATCTTCACTACCTAAGAGGCTACCCCTGTCgctcaaaaatttaaaaataatcaaTTGCGATTTCCTGACGACTGTCATGTGTATTAGTAGTCTCATAAACCTTGAGACACTGGAAATATTTGGCTGTCGGCAGATGGAAGAACTCCCAAGCTTTGCTGATTTGACTTCGCTGAAGAGATTTAAAATGTGGAATTGCCCCGAAGTTGAGAAAATAGAAGGCTTAGAACCAGCGAATTCAGTCAAAATTCAGAGTTTTTCCTATTATTTTTATGACTGA